From a region of the Chitinophaga caseinilytica genome:
- a CDS encoding sialidase family protein, translating into MRMNRSLPIAAAMAMIGLAACSAQRPVAQPPAEETHVVFEPGGLYASMRIPALVVTKKHTLLAFCEARIGTASDWADMHLALRRSTDEGKTWSPIHVLDSFKQGPVGNPVPIVDDRGTVHLLYQKDYKDAFYISSEDDGQSWSKPRDITPVFDRFKPEYDWKVLAPGPGHGIQLKNGRLLSAVWLADSRKLTPRRSHHPSCMTTVYSDDYGKTWERGAIVADSSALISNPNESQPVQLPDGKVLMSIRSPSAVKRRAFSVSANGISDWSEVRFAEELFDPTCMASIVSVSSANGKNALVFVNPDSKDIEKNPRKNLVAKASFDNGQTWPVSKVLDPGAAGYSDLAAGPGNIIYCLYETNTKDNKGWNYSLVLKKFYTNWITR; encoded by the coding sequence ATGAGAATGAACCGAAGTTTACCGATAGCGGCCGCCATGGCGATGATCGGGCTCGCGGCATGCAGCGCCCAGCGGCCCGTGGCGCAGCCGCCGGCGGAGGAGACGCACGTCGTTTTTGAGCCGGGCGGATTGTACGCTTCCATGCGCATCCCCGCGCTGGTGGTCACTAAAAAGCATACCCTGCTCGCTTTCTGCGAAGCACGCATCGGCACGGCGAGCGACTGGGCGGATATGCACCTGGCGCTGCGCCGGAGCACCGACGAAGGGAAGACCTGGAGCCCCATCCATGTGCTCGATAGCTTCAAACAAGGGCCGGTGGGCAATCCCGTTCCCATCGTAGACGATCGAGGGACGGTGCATCTGCTTTACCAGAAAGATTATAAAGACGCGTTTTATATTTCTTCCGAAGACGACGGGCAGTCCTGGTCGAAACCCCGGGACATCACGCCCGTGTTCGACCGCTTCAAGCCCGAATACGATTGGAAAGTACTGGCGCCCGGCCCGGGGCACGGCATCCAGCTGAAGAACGGAAGGCTGCTGTCGGCCGTTTGGCTGGCGGATTCCCGGAAGCTCACGCCCCGCAGGAGCCATCATCCTTCCTGCATGACCACCGTGTACAGCGATGATTACGGCAAAACCTGGGAGCGCGGCGCCATCGTGGCCGACAGTTCCGCCCTCATTTCCAATCCCAACGAAAGCCAGCCCGTTCAACTGCCCGACGGGAAAGTGCTCATGAGCATCCGTAGCCCGTCGGCCGTGAAGCGCCGCGCTTTCAGCGTCAGCGCCAACGGGATTTCGGACTGGAGCGAAGTCCGCTTTGCGGAGGAGCTCTTCGATCCCACCTGTATGGCTTCCATCGTCAGCGTCTCGTCTGCCAACGGAAAGAACGCGCTGGTGTTCGTGAACCCGGACAGTAAAGACATCGAGAAAAATCCGCGGAAGAATCTCGTGGCCAAGGCCTCGTTCGACAACGGGCAGACCTGGCCCGTCTCCAAAGTCCTCGACCCCGGTGCCGCCGGGTACAGCGACCTGGCCGCCGGCCCCGGCAACATTATCTATTGCCTTTACGAAACCAATACGAAAGACAACAAAGGCTGGAATTACAGCCTCGTGCTCAAAAAATTTTACACCAATTGGATAACCCGTTAA
- a CDS encoding sialidase family protein: protein MKYIQKLLALVCIAPMALACNDGQEKVFPKIEPPSTVLPYVFQQGTEGYSCFRIPAIVMTNNGQLLAFAEGRKNDCSDEGDIDLVMKRSLDSGKTWSKLQLVWSDADNTCGNPAPVVDRNTGTIRLLMTWNFGHDDIGKINAGTSKDTRRVYLTSSTDNGNTWDAPKEITTTVKAPGWGWYATGPCHGIQITQGEYKNRMVVPCDYMEVGAGRRGNSHVIYSDDAGASWKLGGKVPQISGLNPNESTVAELSDGRLMLNMRVGGNDYKRLASISSDGGLTWGAAYDEAMLTDPVCQGSLLSAMVKGSHRLFFEPRRHHPHEYDRSHERRRRGEMGQEKPRVRRAFRLFRPRDAGRFENRAAV, encoded by the coding sequence ATGAAATATATACAAAAGCTGCTGGCACTCGTTTGCATCGCACCGATGGCGCTGGCCTGCAACGACGGGCAGGAGAAGGTTTTCCCGAAGATCGAGCCGCCATCTACCGTGCTTCCCTACGTATTCCAGCAGGGAACGGAAGGATACAGCTGTTTCCGCATCCCGGCCATCGTTATGACCAACAACGGCCAGCTGCTGGCGTTCGCGGAAGGCCGGAAGAACGATTGCAGCGATGAAGGCGATATCGACCTCGTCATGAAACGCTCCCTCGATTCCGGTAAAACCTGGAGCAAGCTGCAGTTGGTCTGGAGCGATGCGGACAACACCTGCGGCAACCCGGCCCCCGTGGTAGACCGCAATACCGGTACCATCCGGCTGCTCATGACCTGGAATTTCGGGCACGACGATATCGGCAAGATCAACGCCGGTACCAGCAAAGACACCCGCCGCGTGTACCTCACATCGTCCACAGACAACGGCAATACCTGGGACGCGCCAAAGGAAATCACCACCACCGTAAAAGCCCCCGGATGGGGCTGGTACGCCACCGGGCCGTGCCACGGCATCCAGATCACACAGGGCGAATACAAAAACCGGATGGTGGTGCCGTGCGATTATATGGAAGTGGGAGCGGGGCGAAGAGGGAATTCCCACGTAATTTACTCCGACGATGCCGGCGCTTCCTGGAAACTGGGCGGCAAGGTGCCGCAGATCTCCGGCCTCAACCCGAACGAAAGCACCGTGGCGGAATTGTCTGACGGTAGACTGATGCTCAACATGCGCGTAGGCGGCAACGATTACAAACGCCTCGCCAGCATCAGCAGCGACGGCGGCCTCACCTGGGGCGCGGCATACGACGAAGCGATGCTGACAGACCCCGTGTGCCAGGGCTCCCTGCTGTCGGCCATGGTGAAAGGCAGCCACCGGCTGTTTTTCGAACCCCGGCGCCACCACCCGCACGAATATGACCGTTCGCATGAGCGGCGACGACGGGGCGAAATGGGACAAGAAAAACCTCGTGTTCGAAGGGCCTTCCGGTTATTCCGACCTCGTGATGCTGGACGATTCGAAAATCGGGCTGCTGTTTGA
- a CDS encoding PepSY-like domain-containing protein, with protein MKSLLLMLVLCISGSAFAQDVRVQQSIPPVVEKNFKKKFPAAKDVEWHRQGDRVQADFDVNRVDHKALYEANGKLLAWKYDVRSGALPAPVTRAIRTQYKGFKVDDAEMITRGKEIFYQVELDGKPDDLKVVFDKEGKVIENADWW; from the coding sequence ATGAAGTCATTACTGCTGATGTTGGTGTTGTGCATTTCCGGAAGCGCCTTTGCGCAGGACGTCCGCGTGCAGCAATCCATCCCTCCGGTTGTGGAGAAAAATTTCAAGAAGAAGTTCCCCGCCGCCAAGGATGTGGAGTGGCATCGCCAAGGCGACCGGGTGCAGGCGGATTTCGATGTGAACCGGGTAGACCATAAAGCCCTGTACGAGGCCAACGGCAAGCTCCTGGCCTGGAAGTACGACGTCCGTTCCGGGGCGCTCCCGGCGCCGGTGACGCGCGCTATCCGCACGCAATACAAAGGCTTTAAGGTCGACGATGCCGAAATGATCACCCGGGGCAAGGAGATTTTCTACCAGGTGGAGCTGGACGGCAAGCCGGACGATCTTAAAGTTGTTTTCGACAAGGAAGGAAAGGTGATCGAGAACGCGGATTGGTGGTGA
- a CDS encoding LamG-like jellyroll fold domain-containing protein encodes MKHSRYLFFCLAALLMAACKKDDDPNDTVIREVVFESDKQEISAGDSIVFKDFTDGYVTHWQWNFQGGQPESSTLSAPKVIYSQPGTYEVTLEVKNAHTQKSITRKAYIKVDYNRVRADFKTAAAVYFQHEDVKFRDTSAGKPQTWAWEFTPLKGGATLRSTQQHPVMKFADTGYYRVSLTASNPQFTDQVVKENFIRILDPASISADFTSDQPATYAGGKIKLKDVSMGAVTGWEWTISGPEAHASTDQNPEFTFTLPGRYKVSLKVSNPYNSHVKTMDKFLLVIPSGNLSAFVPFNHSAIDAGPNGIAMSAVGGGVAFGQDRFGGTGLSATFNGASGVLLADHAATNFGADDYTVSLWVKTGSNSKMMLWQESGRNGSKDNQTWIRLNDNTSDRRMRFCIEDGVGSTFVNLGAAGNVSDDAWHHVVAVRSGTTTAVYVDGVKVGSATAPALRTVSNGQDFKIGFQEGAAANSSYFSGQLDDVIIYRKALTDAEVLALYQL; translated from the coding sequence ATGAAACATTCCCGTTACCTGTTTTTTTGCCTCGCAGCCCTGTTGATGGCCGCCTGTAAGAAAGACGACGATCCCAACGATACCGTGATCCGCGAAGTGGTGTTCGAATCAGACAAGCAGGAGATCAGCGCCGGAGACAGCATCGTGTTCAAGGATTTTACCGATGGATACGTAACCCACTGGCAGTGGAACTTCCAGGGCGGCCAGCCGGAATCCTCCACTTTGTCGGCCCCCAAAGTGATCTACTCCCAGCCCGGCACTTACGAAGTGACGCTGGAAGTGAAGAACGCCCATACACAAAAGTCCATCACCAGAAAAGCGTATATCAAAGTGGATTACAACCGCGTGCGTGCCGATTTCAAAACGGCCGCCGCGGTTTATTTCCAGCACGAAGACGTAAAATTCAGAGACACCAGCGCCGGCAAGCCGCAGACCTGGGCCTGGGAGTTTACGCCCCTGAAAGGCGGGGCCACGCTGCGTTCTACGCAACAGCACCCGGTAATGAAGTTTGCCGACACGGGCTATTACCGCGTGTCGCTCACGGCATCCAATCCGCAGTTTACGGACCAGGTGGTGAAAGAGAATTTCATCAGGATACTGGACCCCGCGTCTATCAGCGCCGATTTCACCAGCGATCAGCCCGCCACGTACGCAGGTGGGAAAATCAAGTTGAAAGACGTTTCCATGGGCGCGGTAACCGGTTGGGAATGGACGATCAGCGGCCCCGAAGCGCATGCGTCCACCGACCAAAACCCGGAATTCACGTTCACGCTGCCGGGAAGGTATAAGGTGTCGCTCAAGGTGAGCAATCCTTACAATTCCCATGTCAAAACGATGGACAAATTCCTGCTCGTGATCCCCTCCGGCAACTTGTCGGCCTTCGTTCCGTTCAACCATTCGGCGATCGATGCGGGGCCGAACGGCATTGCCATGTCGGCCGTTGGCGGCGGCGTCGCTTTCGGGCAGGACCGGTTCGGCGGAACGGGGCTTTCAGCTACGTTCAACGGCGCTTCCGGCGTATTGCTCGCCGATCATGCCGCAACGAACTTCGGCGCGGATGATTATACCGTTTCTCTCTGGGTGAAAACCGGCTCGAACAGCAAAATGATGCTCTGGCAGGAATCCGGGCGCAACGGGAGCAAAGACAACCAGACCTGGATACGCCTCAACGACAATACCAGCGACCGCCGGATGCGGTTCTGCATCGAAGACGGCGTCGGCTCCACGTTTGTGAACCTGGGCGCTGCGGGCAATGTGAGCGACGATGCGTGGCATCACGTGGTGGCCGTGCGCAGCGGTACTACCACTGCGGTGTACGTAGATGGCGTGAAAGTTGGATCGGCCACGGCGCCCGCATTACGGACGGTGTCTAACGGACAGGATTTCAAGATCGGCTTTCAGGAAGGGGCAGCGGCCAATTCCAGCTATTTCTCCGGTCAGCTCGACGATGTCATCATCTACCGCAAAGCTTTGACAGACGCGGAAGTGCTGGCATTGTACCAACTATAG
- a CDS encoding MFS transporter, producing MMKNAKYYPWLVVALLWLVALLNYLDRQMLSTMRPAIQIDIHELESATNFGRLMAVFLWIYGLMSPLSGLAADRFNRKWLITGSLFVWSAVTLLMGYAGDFWQLYALRAVMGVSEALYIPAALSMIADYHTGKTRSLAVGIHMTGLYMGQALGGFGATIAAVASWQATFHWFGLIGIAYAVVLMAFLHEKRPEMQASPVSGQRKPLFGGLKGLLGLLPFWVIFLYFSIPSIPGWAIKNWLPTLFSGSLGVPMSEAGPLATITIAASSLIGVVAGGMLSDRWVQHNLRGRVYTSAIGLSLTIPALLFLGLGNSVFFLVAAAFFFGAGFGMFDANNMPILCQFVSPRNRATAYGIMNMGGVFSGALITGWLGRSTDAGNLGRDFALMSVVILAAVIMLLVTLKPKSRDFQDETADASNP from the coding sequence ATGATGAAAAACGCAAAATATTACCCATGGCTCGTTGTGGCGCTCCTCTGGCTGGTGGCGCTGCTCAATTACCTCGACCGGCAGATGCTGTCTACCATGCGCCCGGCCATCCAGATAGACATCCACGAGCTGGAAAGTGCCACCAACTTCGGGAGGCTCATGGCGGTTTTCCTGTGGATTTACGGGTTGATGTCGCCCCTGTCGGGCCTCGCGGCCGACCGCTTCAACCGTAAATGGCTCATCACCGGAAGTCTTTTCGTTTGGTCTGCCGTAACGCTGCTGATGGGCTATGCCGGCGATTTCTGGCAGCTCTACGCATTGCGGGCGGTCATGGGCGTGAGCGAAGCGCTTTACATTCCTGCGGCGCTTTCCATGATCGCGGATTACCATACCGGGAAAACACGATCGCTGGCCGTGGGTATTCATATGACGGGCCTGTACATGGGTCAGGCGCTCGGCGGCTTCGGCGCCACCATCGCCGCGGTGGCTTCCTGGCAGGCCACTTTCCACTGGTTCGGGCTTATTGGCATCGCGTATGCCGTTGTACTGATGGCTTTCCTCCATGAAAAAAGGCCCGAAATGCAGGCCAGTCCGGTTTCCGGACAGCGCAAACCCTTGTTCGGCGGGCTGAAAGGCCTGCTGGGCCTGCTGCCGTTCTGGGTCATCTTCCTGTATTTTTCCATTCCCAGCATCCCCGGATGGGCCATTAAAAACTGGCTGCCGACGCTGTTCTCCGGCAGTTTGGGCGTGCCCATGAGCGAAGCCGGCCCGCTGGCTACCATTACCATCGCGGCTTCGTCGCTCATCGGCGTGGTGGCGGGCGGCATGCTGAGCGACCGCTGGGTGCAGCATAACCTCCGGGGGCGCGTGTATACCAGCGCCATCGGGCTATCGCTCACCATTCCCGCGCTGTTGTTCCTGGGACTCGGGAATTCGGTGTTCTTCCTCGTGGCCGCGGCGTTCTTTTTCGGCGCGGGCTTCGGAATGTTCGACGCCAACAACATGCCCATTCTCTGCCAGTTCGTAAGTCCGCGCAACCGCGCCACGGCATACGGGATCATGAACATGGGCGGCGTATTCTCCGGCGCGCTGATCACAGGCTGGCTGGGCCGGTCTACCGACGCGGGGAACCTCGGGCGCGATTTCGCCCTCATGTCTGTCGTGATCCTCGCCGCGGTGATCATGCTCCTCGTTACCCTCAAACCCAAATCCAGGGATTTTCAGGACGAAACTGCAGATGCTTCAAATCCGTAA
- a CDS encoding ABC transporter permease: MFANYVKIAQRNLVKYRFHSILNIAGLATGIAFAMLVLAYVWSELQVNRDLKHASRQHILLSKWKDPNFGFELATFGNLPVALKEEYPGLVENYYRWDGVTGQVNVGEKAFREGLQIGDSSFLKMYGFKVLSGDVAHALQAPTSAVINADIARKFFGKTDVAGSTIEISNFAGKRLQFMIDAVIETPAQNTVTRLDSRNQNGIYLPASAITFFGRDMNNWTSPYIVGLVELREGVTAADLEKPLAALLKTHTDAAVVANLRVEAVPLTEYYLNSGNGLVRRMLYTLSGIALFILLMAIVNFVNLSVSRASSRLKEIGVRKALGGRRKQLIWQFMLESAMLVVAAAVVGAGLYFALKVPCGQLLGKELPGLGDFPAYFIAFPLALIVFTGLAAGLYPAFVLSGFRVTDALKGKLKATHEKVDLRRSLVGFQYLTAAVVLVAAFIISRQVQLFFSDELGYDKTRLVSLPLPRDWTPEGLARMQNVRGQMAQLPEVQSAAVSFEIPDGNNGGSINVYGAGRDSANAVTTLQLYTDEYFAQTYGMSMAAGRFFSEAGQQFPQGTIVINESLARLFGWEVPQSAVGQQIRVAGFNAVLTVAGVVKDFHFSSMQQAVQPIVFIHPSATNIYRYMSLKLAPGNGIAAQMQAVRAKWEELMPGTPFEYKFTDDMLARMYDTELRLKYAAYAATGLALVIVLLGVTGMISFSIQKRTKEIGVRKVLGASIPGIIGLFVKEFMKVILLAMLVAFPIAYFIMHQWLNDYTYRIHITPLPFVMAFVLLAGTTAVLIFVQTFRAANANPVKSLRTE; encoded by the coding sequence ATGTTCGCTAATTACGTTAAAATAGCACAAAGGAACCTGGTCAAATACCGGTTCCATTCCATCCTCAACATTGCCGGCCTGGCAACGGGCATTGCGTTTGCCATGCTCGTGCTGGCGTACGTCTGGAGCGAGTTGCAGGTGAACCGGGATTTGAAGCACGCATCGCGCCAGCACATCCTGCTCAGTAAATGGAAAGATCCCAATTTCGGGTTCGAACTGGCGACCTTCGGGAATCTGCCGGTGGCTTTGAAGGAGGAATACCCCGGGCTGGTGGAAAATTATTACCGTTGGGACGGGGTGACGGGACAGGTGAATGTCGGCGAAAAGGCTTTCCGGGAAGGTTTGCAGATCGGCGACAGCTCGTTCCTGAAAATGTACGGGTTCAAAGTGCTTTCCGGCGATGTGGCCCATGCTTTGCAGGCGCCCACTTCCGCGGTGATCAATGCAGACATCGCCCGGAAATTCTTCGGAAAAACGGATGTGGCGGGCAGTACGATCGAGATTTCCAATTTTGCGGGAAAACGGCTGCAGTTCATGATCGATGCCGTGATCGAAACACCGGCGCAAAATACCGTTACCCGCCTCGATTCCCGCAACCAAAACGGCATTTACCTCCCTGCTTCCGCGATCACGTTTTTCGGAAGGGACATGAATAACTGGACGAGCCCCTACATCGTGGGCCTCGTGGAGCTCCGCGAAGGCGTAACCGCCGCCGACCTCGAGAAACCGCTCGCCGCGCTGCTGAAAACACATACAGACGCCGCCGTGGTGGCCAATCTCCGTGTGGAAGCCGTTCCCCTGACCGAATATTACCTCAACAGCGGCAACGGGCTCGTGCGCCGCATGCTGTATACGCTTTCCGGCATCGCGCTGTTCATCCTGCTGATGGCGATCGTCAATTTCGTGAACCTTTCGGTAAGCAGGGCTTCGTCGCGCCTGAAAGAGATCGGCGTACGGAAAGCGTTGGGCGGCCGGCGGAAACAGCTCATCTGGCAGTTCATGCTGGAATCGGCCATGCTCGTGGTAGCGGCGGCCGTGGTGGGCGCGGGCTTGTATTTTGCCCTGAAAGTGCCGTGCGGCCAATTGCTGGGCAAGGAATTGCCCGGTCTGGGCGACTTCCCCGCGTATTTCATCGCTTTCCCGCTGGCGCTCATCGTTTTCACGGGGCTCGCGGCGGGGCTGTATCCTGCATTCGTCTTGTCCGGCTTCCGGGTTACGGATGCCCTGAAAGGCAAGCTGAAAGCCACACACGAAAAAGTAGACCTCCGCAGATCGCTCGTCGGTTTTCAATATCTCACGGCGGCGGTGGTGCTCGTGGCGGCGTTTATCATCAGCCGGCAGGTGCAGCTGTTCTTCAGCGATGAATTGGGGTACGATAAAACCCGGCTCGTTTCGCTCCCGCTTCCCCGCGACTGGACGCCCGAAGGCCTCGCCCGGATGCAGAACGTCCGCGGACAGATGGCGCAATTGCCGGAGGTGCAATCGGCGGCCGTGTCTTTCGAAATCCCCGACGGCAACAATGGCGGCAGCATCAATGTGTATGGCGCGGGGAGGGATTCTGCAAATGCAGTTACCACTTTACAATTGTATACTGACGAATATTTCGCGCAGACCTACGGCATGTCTATGGCGGCGGGCAGGTTCTTTTCCGAAGCGGGGCAGCAATTCCCGCAGGGAACGATCGTCATCAACGAATCGCTGGCGCGCCTTTTCGGCTGGGAGGTTCCGCAATCCGCCGTCGGCCAACAGATCCGGGTGGCGGGTTTCAACGCGGTGCTGACGGTAGCCGGTGTGGTGAAGGATTTTCATTTTTCGTCGATGCAACAGGCGGTGCAACCCATCGTGTTCATCCATCCTTCGGCTACGAATATTTATAGGTATATGTCGCTGAAGCTCGCGCCCGGGAACGGGATCGCCGCGCAGATGCAGGCCGTTCGCGCGAAGTGGGAAGAACTGATGCCCGGAACGCCGTTCGAATACAAGTTTACCGACGACATGCTCGCGCGGATGTACGACACGGAGCTTCGGCTTAAATACGCCGCGTATGCCGCCACGGGGCTCGCTTTGGTGATCGTGCTGCTCGGAGTGACGGGCATGATTTCGTTCAGCATTCAAAAGCGCACGAAAGAGATCGGGGTGCGCAAGGTGCTGGGGGCATCCATCCCCGGGATCATCGGGCTGTTCGTGAAGGAATTCATGAAAGTGATCCTCCTGGCAATGCTGGTCGCCTTCCCTATCGCGTATTTCATCATGCATCAGTGGCTGAACGACTATACTTACCGCATCCATATTACACCATTGCCTTTCGTTATGGCATTCGTGTTGCTGGCGGGCACAACGGCCGTATTGATTTTCGTGCAAACGTTCCGTGCGGCGAATGCCAACCCTGTAAAGAGTTTGCGGACGGAGTGA
- a CDS encoding alpha/beta hydrolase, with the protein MKHLLSFLFLLLAVTASAQDTLSYQRKDNIPYRTGEQDAYMRERCVLDVYYPSRPAKLPVIVWFHGGGITGGNKFIPKELMKQGVVVMAVNYRLSPKVHCPAYIEDAAAAVAFAFRHAAEYGGDTSRIYVAGHSAGGYLTAMVGLDKQWLARYNIDANRIAALFPFSSQAITHFTVRNERKIPELTPIIDAFAPLYHVRADAPPLFLYTGDREKEMMGRYEENAYWARMMQLAGHKNTHLYEFDGYEHGNMPGPAYPLMLQEIRKRK; encoded by the coding sequence ATGAAACACCTGTTATCCTTCCTGTTCCTGTTGCTGGCCGTTACCGCTTCCGCACAGGATACCCTTTCATATCAGCGCAAAGACAATATTCCTTACCGCACCGGTGAGCAGGACGCATACATGCGGGAACGCTGTGTGCTGGATGTGTATTACCCTTCCCGCCCTGCGAAACTCCCCGTGATCGTGTGGTTTCATGGCGGAGGGATCACGGGTGGCAACAAATTCATCCCGAAAGAACTCATGAAACAGGGCGTTGTGGTGATGGCGGTGAACTATCGCCTGAGCCCGAAGGTGCATTGCCCGGCGTATATCGAAGACGCCGCGGCCGCGGTGGCCTTCGCTTTCCGGCATGCGGCGGAATATGGTGGCGATACCTCCCGGATTTACGTGGCGGGACATTCGGCCGGGGGGTACCTCACGGCCATGGTGGGGCTGGACAAACAATGGCTCGCCCGCTATAACATAGACGCCAACCGCATCGCAGCACTTTTCCCCTTCAGCTCCCAGGCCATCACGCATTTTACCGTCAGGAACGAACGGAAAATCCCCGAACTGACGCCCATCATCGACGCATTCGCGCCCCTTTACCACGTTCGTGCAGACGCGCCGCCGCTTTTCCTCTACACCGGCGACCGCGAAAAGGAAATGATGGGCCGCTACGAAGAAAACGCCTACTGGGCACGGATGATGCAGCTCGCCGGCCACAAAAACACTCATCTCTACGAATTCGACGGCTATGAGCACGGCAATATGCCCGGCCCCGCGTATCCATTGATGCTGCAGGAAATCAGGAAACGGAAATGA
- a CDS encoding dihydrodipicolinate synthase family protein — protein sequence MRIQGLIAATFSSFHADGSPDLTRIPSLVDQLIADGVKGVFICGTNGEGPNLTIEERMQIAEAYVKAVNKRCLVLVHVGHPAIAEARKLAEHAQRIGADAISAVAAFYFKPSSAQNLVDCMAQIASAAPQMPFYYYHIPAITGVAMDLLEFLQLAEPAIPNLAGIKYTASTLHEYQACVQYGNGKFDILFGYDELLLPALAVGAKGAIGSTYTFAAPLYRKVVACFEAGDMAGAQKWQYEAVRMIRCLGRFSAIPTQKAILKILGTDLGPCRLPLAQLSPLQTEDIRQYLEDIRFAETLRAAGASLPGNVAAGHHSPHKS from the coding sequence ATGAGAATACAAGGATTGATCGCCGCCACATTCAGCTCGTTCCATGCCGACGGCTCGCCAGACCTCACCCGCATCCCTTCGCTGGTAGACCAGCTCATCGCCGATGGCGTGAAGGGCGTTTTCATCTGCGGTACCAACGGCGAAGGGCCGAACCTGACGATCGAAGAGCGGATGCAGATCGCGGAAGCGTATGTGAAAGCCGTGAACAAGCGTTGCCTGGTGCTGGTACACGTTGGCCACCCCGCCATCGCGGAAGCGCGCAAGCTTGCGGAGCACGCGCAACGCATCGGTGCAGACGCGATCTCGGCAGTAGCCGCGTTTTATTTCAAGCCATCGTCTGCCCAAAACCTCGTGGATTGCATGGCGCAGATCGCTTCGGCGGCGCCGCAGATGCCTTTCTACTATTACCACATTCCCGCCATCACCGGCGTGGCCATGGATTTGCTGGAGTTCCTGCAACTGGCGGAACCCGCGATCCCCAACCTCGCAGGCATCAAATACACCGCGTCTACCCTGCATGAATACCAGGCATGCGTGCAATACGGCAACGGCAAATTCGATATCCTTTTCGGGTACGACGAATTGCTGCTGCCAGCGCTGGCCGTTGGCGCGAAAGGCGCCATTGGTAGCACGTACACCTTTGCCGCACCGCTCTACCGCAAGGTGGTGGCGTGTTTCGAAGCGGGAGACATGGCCGGGGCGCAAAAGTGGCAGTACGAAGCGGTGCGGATGATCCGTTGCCTGGGGCGGTTTTCGGCCATTCCCACGCAGAAAGCGATCCTGAAAATCCTCGGTACGGACCTCGGGCCGTGCAGGTTGCCGCTGGCGCAATTGAGCCCGCTGCAGACGGAAGACATCCGTCAGTATCTCGAAGACATCCGGTTTGCCGAAACGTTGCGGGCCGCGGGGGCTTCCCTGCCCGGGAACGTCGCAGCCGGCCATCATTCCCCTCACAAAAGCTAA
- a CDS encoding class I SAM-dependent methyltransferase, protein MDQSQKQSHWEKVYREKGPQDVSWTQDKPELSLELIRQTGLGKDAAIIDIGGGDSRLTDWLLEEGYTNITVLDISAAALEKAKARLGEKGAGVKWIASDIDAFEGGSYDIWHDRAAFHFLTTPEQIARYVETAGRSVTGTLIIGTFSETGPEKCSGLPVTRYSETKMTETFAPHFRKNECLTHVHTTPFGTTQDFRFCIFTKTA, encoded by the coding sequence ATGGACCAATCGCAAAAACAGTCGCACTGGGAAAAGGTATACCGTGAAAAAGGCCCGCAAGACGTGAGCTGGACGCAGGACAAGCCCGAACTTTCGCTGGAGCTGATCCGGCAGACGGGCCTCGGGAAAGACGCGGCCATCATCGATATCGGCGGGGGCGACAGCCGGTTGACCGACTGGTTGCTGGAAGAAGGGTATACCAACATCACGGTGCTCGATATTTCCGCAGCGGCGCTGGAAAAAGCGAAAGCGCGGCTGGGGGAGAAGGGCGCCGGCGTGAAATGGATCGCATCCGACATCGACGCCTTCGAAGGGGGATCGTACGATATCTGGCACGACAGGGCCGCATTCCACTTCCTCACCACGCCCGAACAGATCGCCCGATATGTGGAAACGGCCGGTCGCTCCGTAACCGGCACGCTCATCATCGGTACTTTTTCCGAAACCGGCCCCGAAAAATGCAGTGGACTGCCGGTGACGCGCTATTCCGAAACAAAAATGACGGAAACCTTCGCGCCGCATTTCCGTAAAAACGAATGCCTCACACACGTGCATACCACACCTTTCGGCACCACGCAGGATTTCAGATTTTGTATCTTCACGAAAACAGCCTGA